A single genomic interval of Pyrus communis chromosome 5, drPyrComm1.1, whole genome shotgun sequence harbors:
- the LOC137734155 gene encoding probable aspartyl aminopeptidase has translation MAAITRLQQMQLPHSPLTVKPSVLFPNPNQLRRSRPRTFSTGPILCSSNSPHLPQSSVSAAGANTSIVGDLLDYLNESWTHFHATAEAKRQLIAAGFHLLSENDEWNLKPGGRYFFTRNMSCLVAFAVGEKYSVGSGFHVIAAHTDSPCLKLKPRSASSKSGYQMINVQTYGGGLWHTWFDRDLSVAGRVILRGSKGSFLHKLVKVKRPLLRIPTLAIHLDRTVNKDGFKPNIETQLIPLLASKLDEASLETKEKSTTASSKADHHPLLMQVLSDELNCNIDDIVSIELNICDTQPSCLGGGNDEFIFSGRLDNLASSYCALRALIDSCESPGGISSEHAVRMVALFDNEEVGSGSIQGAGAPTMFQAMRRIISCLAEKYVGECAFERAIRQSFLVSADMAHGVHPNFMDKHEEHHRPEMQKGLVIKHNANQRYATSGVTSFIFKEIGKIHNLPTQEFVVRNDMGCGSTIGPILASGAGIRTVDCGIPQLSMHSVREICGKEDIDIAYKYFKAFYQTFSSIDRKLDVDS, from the exons ATGGCAGCGATAACTCGATTGCAGCAAATGCAACTCCCCCACTCTCCTCTCACGGTCAAGCCTTCCGTACTGTTCCCCAACCCCAACCAGCTCCGCCGCTCACGTCCCCGCACTTTCTCCACCGGTCCTATCCTCTGCTCCTCCAACTCCCCTCATCTCCCTCAg AGCTCGGTTTCTGCGGCGGGAGCGAATACCTCAATCGTTGGGGATCTGCTCGACTACCTCAACGAGTCTTGGACTCACTTTCATGCTACCG CTGAAGCGAAAAGACAACTAATTGCTGCTGGTTTTCATTTGCTGAGTGAGAATGATGAGTGGAACCTGAAGCCTGGTGGCCGCTACTTCTTTACACGGAATATGTCTTGTTTGGTTGCGTTTGCTGTTGGAGAGAA GTATAGTGTTGGTAGTGGTTTCCATGTGATTGCTGCACACACAGACAGTCCGTGTCTAAAATTAAAGCCAAGATCTGCATCATCCAAGTCTGGTTATCAAATGATCAATGTGCAGACATATGGAGGTGGTCTCTGGCATACTTGGTTTGATAGAGACCTAAGTGTGGCAGGCAGGGTGATATTGAGAGGCAGTAAGGGCTCCTTTTTGCATAAGCTTGTCAAAGTGAAGCGACCTCTGTTACGAATACCGACACTGGCCATTCACCTTGACCG CACAGTAAACAAGGATGGATTTAAACCGAATATAGAGACTCAACTTATTCCTTTACTGGCATCCAAACTAGATGAAGCATCTCTGGAGACAAAAGAGAAAAGTACCACAGCATCTTCAAAAGCTGATCATCATCCTTTGCTCATGCAG GTTTTATCAGATGAGCTCAATTGTAACATAGATGACATAGTGAGTATTGAGTTGAATATTTGTGATACCCAACCGAGCTGCCTTGGAGGTGGAAACgatgaatttattttttcaggAAGGTTGGATAATCTGGCCTCGAGTTACTGTGCGTTAAGGGCTCTCATTGATTCATGTGAATCACCTGGTGGTATATCAAGTGAACATGCTGTACGGATGGTTGCTTTATTTGACAATGAAGAG GTTGGTTCAGGTTCAATTCAGGGGGCTGGTGCACCAACGATGTTTCAGGCTATGAGACGTATAATTAGTTGCTTAGCTGAAAAATATGTTGGTGAATGTGCTTTTGAGCGTGCAATTCGCCAATCATTTCTTG TGTCTGCAGACATGGCTCATGGAGTACACCCAAATTTCATGGACAAGCATGAAGAACACCATCGTCCTGAAATGCAAAAAGGTCTAGTTATCAAGCATAATGCAAACCAGCGCTATGCTACTAGTGGGGTcacatcttttattttcaaggaAATTGGCAAAATCCATAACCTTCCAACTCAG GAATTTGTGGTGAGAAACGATATGGGATGTGGATCTACCATAGGTCCCATACTAGCTTCAGGGGCTGGCATTCGTACTGTCGATTGTGGCATTCCTCAGCTTTCTATGCACAG TGTGAGAGAGATTTGCGGGAAGGAAGATATCGATATTGCATACAAATACTTCAAGGCATTCTACCAAACTTTCTCAAGCATAGACAGGAAGCTGGATGTAGATTC GTAA